The sequence CGGGCACGAGCGGGTCGCCGGTTCGCTCCGCCAGCTCGGCCCAGCGCAGCCGTCGCCAGCCGTCCCCCGGGTGAGCGGCGCGGCCGAGACCGCCTCCGGTCGCGGTCCCCAAGGTGTTGAGGTCGATGCCGGCTACCGGATCGGGCTCAAGTGCCCCGTCAGCGACCAGGGCCCGGAGGTGATCGTCGTAGGAGATGCCACCCGGGCCCTGCTCGTGTTCGTACATGGCGTTCAGCACCCAGGCCGCGTCGGGCATGGGGGGCGGCATGAACCCGGTGACGCCGTCGCCGGCCAAGTCGTACAGCCAGTCGGTTTCGTCGGCCTCGGCAAGCGGCCACTGTGTGTTCAGCAGGCCGGACCGGACGGACCGGCCGGACTCCTCGGGCACCACGGGCATATCCGCGTCAATCCTCCTGGCGTAGGGCGGCCGTCCGTGCGGGAGGCGACCGCGTCTCGGGCCTGTCCGAGCGGGTCCCGCCCGGCTGGTCCGGGCGAGGCCACAGGTAGTGGTCGTGCGCGTGGGCCGGGCAGCAAGTGCGCCGGCCGGCCCGGGCGGCCAGGGCGTGCATGACGGCGACCGAGGACCTGCCGATGCGTGCCCCGGCGTTCCTGCGCCGGGACGGAGAAGCCAACCGTCTACGGCTGCCGCAGGCGCGGGAGCGGGCAGTAGCGATCGCCGCCTTCGGCCACCACGGTTTTCCCGGGGGCGATCTCCGTGAACCCGGCATCCGTCACCACGGGCAGACCGCTGCGGGTCAGCTCCTCCCAGGCCTCGCCCCGGGCGTACCGTACGGACAGCGGGAACCCTGCCGCGCGCCAAGCCGCCCGCTCTTCCCCGGACAGCTCCCACCACGCCAGCTGTGCAGCGTGCCCGGCCTGGGCCATCTCCTTGCCCGTCGACATCCCCAGCGCGGCGTTGAGCCACAGCACCGGGGCGCCGGCGACGGGTGCCCCGGGCGGCTGGGGATCGTCCAGCTCCGTGCCCGAGACCTGCAGCCGCGCCAGATCCTTCGGCCAGCCGTTCAGCGGCACCGGCGGGAAAACCCGCACCTCGGCGCGGTGCCCGGTGACCGTGATGCCCGGCAGCGCCCCGGCCCGGCGCCACTCCGCGCCGCGCGCTCGCCGCACCACCTTCCGGATCCGGGCGTCCTG is a genomic window of Streptomyces sp. Edi2 containing:
- a CDS encoding peptidyl-tRNA hydrolase, which codes for MTSTETVARAESSGTESADAKSTGTESTGAEAAARPGNDPGNHADNAVRREETAPDAAPQFVLPLVARIERAEPPARTDALETAARAVLVLLSDERSAGDGEWAAAVRDWQDARIRKVVRRARGAEWRRAGALPGITVTGHRAEVRVFPPVPLNGWPKDLARLQVSGTELDDPQPPGAPVAGAPVLWLNAALGMSTGKEMAQAGHAAQLAWWELSGEERAAWRAAGFPLSVRYARGEAWEELTRSGLPVVTDAGFTEIAPGKTVVAEGGDRYCPLPRLRQP